A window from Bombus fervidus isolate BK054 chromosome 12, iyBomFerv1, whole genome shotgun sequence encodes these proteins:
- the Dgt1 gene encoding KAT8 regulatory NSL complex subunit dim gamma-tubulin 1 isoform X1 — MFRIPKTTMPVTIVATKKPKQMQTCLYSSYECSQPCLEGYTYCTKHILEDPNAPFKQCGFVYNSNGRKCQNPAPKLDRRDILYCTEHARKAQIARIKSTARHSLPQTPEMLLLNLSHYVKKTDSSTEDTEDEEGKIKALDPFTEVDAYRVNASGSDILDYASSSDSDIEPTTVTDTLRGSYLDDSDNESLYSAQEDPLNINFLRHAGIFTAEEVIYIAREKLIRLQSLYIDQYRRLQYILREKRRKYLHALKKEKETLCSIHDQPKETAKEKKLYEKLKALNRYHRRSGAEAILYRKSLERRAQATEGPAQKIPSISKCIFTEGGVKCGERTLPAAKHCRKHILKDQHQVLFKACGAIRADIECHEPVPVIFDTNCVFHMNLPSECKLETMKFKESKPEAQEISATDNQSVEIDVVGEIQEIDPDDDMAGLMREMSDAAHMKPVFNESLNSEASTDTAFSLSAQMSDRDDLVSV; from the exons ATGTTCCGCATCCCAAAAACAACAATGCCTGTGACTATTGTAGCCACAAAAAAGCCTAAGCAAATGCAAACATGCTTATATTCATCTTATGAATGCTCACAACCTTGTCTTGAAGGATATACTTATTGCACCAAGCATATTCTTGAGGATCCAAATGCACCTTTCAAGCAATGTGGCTTTGTATATAATAGTAATGGCAGAAAATGTCAAAATCCTGCACCAAAATTGGATAGAAGAGATATTTT atATTGTACCGAGCATGCTAGAAAAGCCCAAATAGCACGTATAAAATCTACAGCAAGACATTCTTTACCACAGACGCCTGAAATGCTCTTACTTAATTTAAGTCACTATGTTAAGAAAACAGATTCAAGTACTGAAGATACCGAAgatgaagaaggaaaaatcaaAGCATTAGACCCTTTTA CTGAAGTTGATGCATACAGAGTAAATGCAAGTGGAAGTGATATTTTGGATTATGCAAGTTCCTCTGATAGCGATATTGAACCTACAACAGTGACTGATACCTTAAGAGGAAGTTATCTTGATGATAGTGATAATGAAAGTTTATATAGTGCACAAGAAGATCCTTTAAA tattaattttttaaggcATGCTGGAATTTTTACTGCTGAGGAGGTGATCTACATTGCGCGAGAAAAACTAATTAGACTGCAATCACTTTACATAGATCAGTATAGAAGACTGCAGTATATATTAAGAGAGAAAAGACGAAAGTATCTACATGCccttaaaaaggaaaaggaaacattatgtagtatacATGACCAACCAAAAGAAActgcaaaagaaaagaaactttatgaaaaattaaaagcttTAAATCGTTATCATAGACGAAGTGGAGCTGAAgctatattatatagaaaatctTTAGAACGTAGAGCGCAG GCAACTGAAGGACCTGCACAAAAAATACCAAGTATATCAAAATGTATCTTTACTGAAGGTGGAGTAAAATGTGGAGAGAGAACTCTTCCTGCTGCGAAACATTGCCGTAAACATATccttaaa GATCAACATCAAGTTTTATTCAAAGCATGTGGAGCAATTCGAGCAGATATAGAGTGTCATGAACCAGTACCTGTAATTTTTGATACAAATTGCGTGTTTCATATGAACTTACCATCTGAATGTAAATTGGAAACTATGaag TTTAAAGAATCAAAACCTGAGGCACAGGAAATATCAGCAACAGATAATCAATCTGTGGAAATTGATGTAGTAGGAGAAATTCAAGAAATTGATCCAGATGATGATATGGCAGGATTAATGAGAGAGATGAGTGATGCTGCACATATGAAACCAGTATTTAACGAAAGTTTAAATAGTGAAGCTAGCACAGATACAGCTTTTAGTTTATCAGCACAGATGAGTGATAGAGATGACCTTGTTTCTGTGTGA
- the LOC139993031 gene encoding zinc transporter foi, giving the protein MSHHFVTVCVVCVLCAAHTPCSAHTEFSTAGQTTHNFVNSEKQLGPNEQLQPSWLLIKSKETQQRDVRKLNLNNLGAYNNGAVEFSNMLDNKIRSKTILLVPIATNEIYTKNKNTEIVKVNENVEIPIIGEDPKSLEDIEILGRLGQIEIMHNDELNAAQFNEDQNPLNRIRTKRNVDIIDEKYFIEKIFEAYGDGTSITMEGFEKLLKKLGLLRLLTDISSLENHNTVTSQNENPLDKSKNLQNNGLPEYENGAKKERCLNSKELLSTVARDMPYNLITNNNSTLPSWLFERVCPALVYQLAGESSSERNGCIRVPENYKPIINKYDGEDVTRNMVQVWAYSTISILIISLCGLLGVAVIPFMGKVYYHQLLQFLVALAVGTLCGDALIHLLPHAMMSHHNHEHIHNDHVELDSKEEHNMNMWKGLVAMMGLALFFFTEKALTMLAEWRKLRQRRNKLPSRVRVMRETDGPNSNVVGEKLCKHKYSSYPYCYGEISTDQDNHHNRQHNNHERPPVIEEEKPLTSNCNSVSKIMTNDVEKKPTEDWRLDDSIVNTKKNTDGADIPLNESESYTVIIREHEMKHHGHTHSHGHVHSAPESMSSVAWMVVMGDGLHNFTDGMAIGAAFSANIAGGFSTAIAVFCHELPHEIGDFAVLLKAGMSAKQAVFYNVLSSVLCLFGMIFGVLLGSTPAISSWIFAAAAGMFIYIALVDMIPELSSSHSVERSSQWQCILQALGLSCGLGIMLIIALYEHDLKNIFSD; this is encoded by the exons ATGTCACATCATTTTGTCACAGTTTGTGTAGTTTGTGTTTTATGTGCTGCACACACTCCATGTTCAGCACATACTGAATTCTCAACAGCGGGACAAACAACTCATAATTTTGTTAACTCTGAGAAGCAGTTAGGACCTAATGAACAATTACAACCATCCTGgttattaataaaatccaAAGAAACACAGCAGAGGGATgtgagaaaattaaatttaaataatctagGCGCTTATAACAATGGTGCTgttgaattttcgaatatgttAGATAACAAGATCAGAAGCAAAACTATATTATTGGTACCAATTGCCACAAATGAAATCTATACTAAAAACAAAAACACAGAAATTGTGAAAGTTaatgaaaatgttgaaatcCCAATAATAGGGGAAGATCCAAAAAGCTTAgaagatatagaaatattaggaAGGCTAGGCCAAATTGAAATTATGCACAATGATGAATTAAATGCAGCACAATTTAATGAAGATCAAAATCCTCTTAACAGGATTAGGACAAAAAGAAATGTAGATATTatagatgaaaaatatttcattgaaaagaTTTTTGAAGCTTATGGAGATGGTACAAGCATAACAATGGAAggctttgaaaaattgttaaaaaagttAGGACTACTGAGATTATTAACAGATATATCAAGCTTAGAAAATCATAATACTGTTACTAGTCAAAATGAAAATCCACTGG aCAAGTCaaagaatttacaaaataatggCCTACCAGAATATGAAAATGGAGCTAAAAAGGAACGG TGCTTAAATAGTAAAGAATTATTAAGTACTGTTGCAAGAGATATGCCATACAATTTGATcactaataataattcaacatTACCAAGTTGGCTTTTTGAACGCGTGTGTCCAGCTCTTGTTTACCAACTAGCAGGTGAATCAAGCTCAGAGAGAAATGGATGTATTCGTGTACCAGAGAATTATAAgccaataattaataaatatgacGGAGAAGACGTTACTCGAAATATGGTTCAAG TGTGGGCCTATTCAACAATcagtattttaataatcagTCTCTGTGGTTTACTTGGTGTAGCTGTTATACCTTTCATGGGTAAAGTTTATTATCATCAgttattgcaatttttagTTGCACTTGCTGTAGGAACATTGTGTGGCGATGCTCTTATTCATCTTTTACCACAT GCAATGATGTCACATCATAATCACGAACATATTCATAATGACCATGTTGAATTAGATTCTAAAGAGGAACACAACATGAATATGTGGAAAGGGCTAGTTGCAATGATGGGTCTTgcattattcttttttacgGAGAAAGCTTTAACGATGTTAGCAGAATGGAGGAAACTTCGACAACGTCGCAATAAG CTTCCATCACGTGTTCGAGTAATGAGAGAAACTGATGGACCAAACAGCAATGTTGTTGGAGAGAAACTTTGCAAACACAAATATTCGTCGTATCCATATTGTTATGGTGAAATTAGCACGGATCAAG atAATCATCATAACCGTCAACATAATAACCATGAGAGACCTCCTGTGATTGAGGAGGAAAAACCATTGACGTCTAACTGCAATTCAGTTTCAAAAATTATGACGAATGATGTAGAGAAGAAACCAACCGAAGATTGGAGATTAGACGATTCAATTGTAAATACTAAGAAAAATACGGATGGTGCAGATATACCTTTAAATGAATCAGAAAGTTATACTGTTATTATACGCGAACATGAAATGAAACATCATGGTCATACTCATTCACATG gCCACGTTCATTCTGCACCTGAATCTATGTCTAGTGTTGCTTGGATGGTAGTAATGGGTGATGGTTTGCATAACTTCACAGATGGTATGGCTATAGGCGCTGCTTTTTCAGCAAATATAGCGGGTGGCTTCTCCACAGCAATAGCTGTATTTTGCCACGAATTACCTCATGAAATAG GAGATTTTGCAGTTTTGTTGAAAGCTGGTATGAGTGCTAAACAGGCTGTTTTTTATAATGTGTTATCTTCCGTACTTTGTTTGTTTGGTATGATATTTGGAGTATTATTAGGGAGCACTCCTGCTATAAGTAGTTGGATATTTGCAGCTGCTGCAggaatgtttatatatatagcattagTAGATATG atTCCAGAATTATCTTCAAGTCACTCTGTGGAGCGTAGTTCTCAGTGGCAATGTATTTTACAAGCATTAGGGCTATCGTGTGGCCTTGGAATAATGTTAATTATAGCGCTCTATGAACACgatcttaaaaatatattcagtGATTAA
- the Dgt1 gene encoding KAT8 regulatory NSL complex subunit dim gamma-tubulin 1 isoform X2, translating to MFRIPKTTMPVTIVATKKPKQMQTCLYSSYECSQPCLEGYTYCTKHILEDPNAPFKQCGFVYNSNGRKCQNPAPKLDRRDILYCTEHARKAQIARIKSTARHSLPQTPEMLLLNLSHYVKKTDSSTEDTEDEEGKIKALDPFTEVDAYRVNASGSDILDYASSSDSDIEPTTVTDTLRGSYLDDSDNESLYSAQEDPLKHAGIFTAEEVIYIAREKLIRLQSLYIDQYRRLQYILREKRRKYLHALKKEKETLCSIHDQPKETAKEKKLYEKLKALNRYHRRSGAEAILYRKSLERRAQATEGPAQKIPSISKCIFTEGGVKCGERTLPAAKHCRKHILKDQHQVLFKACGAIRADIECHEPVPVIFDTNCVFHMNLPSECKLETMKFKESKPEAQEISATDNQSVEIDVVGEIQEIDPDDDMAGLMREMSDAAHMKPVFNESLNSEASTDTAFSLSAQMSDRDDLVSV from the exons ATGTTCCGCATCCCAAAAACAACAATGCCTGTGACTATTGTAGCCACAAAAAAGCCTAAGCAAATGCAAACATGCTTATATTCATCTTATGAATGCTCACAACCTTGTCTTGAAGGATATACTTATTGCACCAAGCATATTCTTGAGGATCCAAATGCACCTTTCAAGCAATGTGGCTTTGTATATAATAGTAATGGCAGAAAATGTCAAAATCCTGCACCAAAATTGGATAGAAGAGATATTTT atATTGTACCGAGCATGCTAGAAAAGCCCAAATAGCACGTATAAAATCTACAGCAAGACATTCTTTACCACAGACGCCTGAAATGCTCTTACTTAATTTAAGTCACTATGTTAAGAAAACAGATTCAAGTACTGAAGATACCGAAgatgaagaaggaaaaatcaaAGCATTAGACCCTTTTA CTGAAGTTGATGCATACAGAGTAAATGCAAGTGGAAGTGATATTTTGGATTATGCAAGTTCCTCTGATAGCGATATTGAACCTACAACAGTGACTGATACCTTAAGAGGAAGTTATCTTGATGATAGTGATAATGAAAGTTTATATAGTGCACAAGAAGATCCTTTAAA gcATGCTGGAATTTTTACTGCTGAGGAGGTGATCTACATTGCGCGAGAAAAACTAATTAGACTGCAATCACTTTACATAGATCAGTATAGAAGACTGCAGTATATATTAAGAGAGAAAAGACGAAAGTATCTACATGCccttaaaaaggaaaaggaaacattatgtagtatacATGACCAACCAAAAGAAActgcaaaagaaaagaaactttatgaaaaattaaaagcttTAAATCGTTATCATAGACGAAGTGGAGCTGAAgctatattatatagaaaatctTTAGAACGTAGAGCGCAG GCAACTGAAGGACCTGCACAAAAAATACCAAGTATATCAAAATGTATCTTTACTGAAGGTGGAGTAAAATGTGGAGAGAGAACTCTTCCTGCTGCGAAACATTGCCGTAAACATATccttaaa GATCAACATCAAGTTTTATTCAAAGCATGTGGAGCAATTCGAGCAGATATAGAGTGTCATGAACCAGTACCTGTAATTTTTGATACAAATTGCGTGTTTCATATGAACTTACCATCTGAATGTAAATTGGAAACTATGaag TTTAAAGAATCAAAACCTGAGGCACAGGAAATATCAGCAACAGATAATCAATCTGTGGAAATTGATGTAGTAGGAGAAATTCAAGAAATTGATCCAGATGATGATATGGCAGGATTAATGAGAGAGATGAGTGATGCTGCACATATGAAACCAGTATTTAACGAAAGTTTAAATAGTGAAGCTAGCACAGATACAGCTTTTAGTTTATCAGCACAGATGAGTGATAGAGATGACCTTGTTTCTGTGTGA
- the Rps9 gene encoding ribosomal protein S9, with protein sequence MVNGRIPSVFSKTYVTPRRPYEKARLDQELRIIGEYGLRNKREVWRVKYTLANIRKAARELLTLEEKDPKRLFEGNALLRRLVRIGVLDESRMKLDYVLGLKIEDFLERRLQTQVFKLGLAKSIHHARVLIRQRHIRVRKQVVNIPSFIVRLDSQKHIDFSLKSPFGGGRPGRVKRKNLRKGSGGAAPEEEED encoded by the exons ATGGTTAACGGACGGATACCCTCAGTTTTTTCAAAAACTTATGTTACTCCAAGGAGACCTTATGAGAAGGCTCGTTTAGACCAAGAATTACGAATTATTGGAGAATATGGTCTTCGTAACAAGCGTGAAGTATGGAGAGTTAAATACACACTAGCAAATATTCGAAAAGCTGCTCGTGAGCTTCTTACTTTAGAAGAAAAGGATCCTAAACGTTTGTTCGAAG GAAATGCTCTTTTGCGTCGCTTGGTAAGAATTGGAGTGCTAGATGAAAGCCGTATGAAACTTGATTATGTTCTTGGcttaaaaattgaagatttcttAGAAAGACGACTTCAAACTCAAGTATTCAAATTGGGACTTGCTAAATCTATTCATCATGCCCGTGTGCTTATTCGTCAACGTCACATTag AGTGCGCAAACAAGTGGTGAACATTCCATCTTTTATTGTGAGATTGGATTCACAGAAGCACATTGACTTCTCACTAAAATCTCCATTTGGTGGTGGTAGACCTGGTCGTGTCAAGAGGAAGAACTTGCGTAAGGGAAGCGGAGGAGCTGCTccagaggaagaagaagattaa